ATAGTAGTGTGAAGGGTATGGTGTCGTTAGCTGGTTCTTTGTTGGCAAAAAGTCAATTTATACGTGATCGTGTTGGGCGCAGTATTATGTGGCAAGACGGAGCCAAAATTGGGCGCTTGCTTGATTTTGGATGTGGAAATGGTGAGTTTCTTGTGGTTATGAGAGATCTTGGTTGGGAAGTGCAAGGAGTAGAGCCAGACCCGAATGCCGCAAAAGTTGGAAGAAAGAGATATGGCTTAGATATAGAAGCAGGATCTATTGAAACTATAAAGCTTCCTCATGGTTATTTTGATGTTGTGACACTAAGTCATGTTGTTGAGCATTTATGTGATCCGCTTGGGACGCTTGAGCTAATCCATAGACTACTTAAGAAAGGTGGACGTATTATTTTGGCAACCCCAAATACAGAAAGTTTAGGGCATAAATTGTTTAAAAATGATTGGCGGGGTTTGGAGACACCTAGACACTTGTTTCTTTATTCGCCAAAAAATATCAAAAATTTATTGCTAAAAGCAGGGTTTGATGTTGAAGTTGTTCGGACATACCATGGGAGTGCGGCTTCCATTTATGCGCGAAGTATGGCCATTAGACACAGGCATAGGTTTATGGGAGAAAACCCCAATGATGCACATGGGAAATATTATAAAATATCATCAAAAATATTTTTTATAGCTGAATATATTTTAAGCGTAAGGCCCTTCCAAAAGGAAATTGGTGAAGAGCTTATCGCACTTGCTGTTAAGAAATAATAACATAGTTGTGAAGCCATGACGGGGATAATTAAGTGTGAAGATTCTATTAATTAACTATCGCTATTTTGTATCAGGAGGGCCTGAGCGCTATTTATTTAATGTGAAAAACCTACTAGAAGAGAATGGGCATCAAGTCATATCATTTTCCATAAAGAGTGATAGGAATGAAAAAAGCGAGTATGAAAAGTATTTTGTCGATCCTATAGGGGGGCAAGATGTCCACTACTTTCATGAGGGTAAGAAAAGTATTCGTTATGCAATAGACACAGTTGCAAGGTTATTTTATTCATTTCATGTACGAAATAAGTTGTCGAAGCTAATTGAAAATGAACAGCCAGATGTGGCGTACATATTGCATCACTACAACAAATTATCACCGAGTGTGATCAATTCCTGCAAGAGTCATGGTGTTCGTGTCGTTATGCGATTATCTGA
This portion of the Gammaproteobacteria bacterium genome encodes:
- a CDS encoding class I SAM-dependent methyltransferase, translated to MPAAEEVSKLYESYYTHSTNTEETDEQIRGFRYQLKNSILASAYGYSSVKGMVSLAGSLLAKSQFIRDRVGRSIMWQDGAKIGRLLDFGCGNGEFLVVMRDLGWEVQGVEPDPNAAKVGRKRYGLDIEAGSIETIKLPHGYFDVVTLSHVVEHLCDPLGTLELIHRLLKKGGRIILATPNTESLGHKLFKNDWRGLETPRHLFLYSPKNIKNLLLKAGFDVEVVRTYHGSAASIYARSMAIRHRHRFMGENPNDAHGKYYKISSKIFFIAEYILSVRPFQKEIGEELIALAVKK